The following coding sequences lie in one Cucurbita pepo subsp. pepo cultivar mu-cu-16 chromosome LG13, ASM280686v2, whole genome shotgun sequence genomic window:
- the LOC111808614 gene encoding zinc finger protein JAGGED-like encodes MRSQQSPLDLNNLPEDYNIRDGKQISEDTSSTGHRKNKSGMKEGKDEAGKVYECRFCSLKFCKSQALGGHMNRHRQERETETLNRARQLVFTNDNLAAQPPPHLGCCHSMAPGGSYHTGDSGGVGGDSTLPLRFPTTLLPPQPAYLYSSPTRPSGFPSYYPPPPPPPPPPPPQASINEFFVGHVLGNPSHCTHHTVNYGSTSVESSSYTCIGAPVGHAMAFRGSRDGSQKKQQQQQQQSLDVPSSINRFQDGF; translated from the exons ACAGAGCCCTTTAGACCTCAACAACTTACCTGAAGATTATAATATCCGAGATGGCAAACAGATTAGTGAAGACACCTCCTCTACTG GTCATCGCAAGAACAAAAGTGGTATGAAGGAGGGCAAAGACGAGGCCGGAAAGGTGTATGAATGCAGGTTTTGCTCCCTCAAGTTCTGCAAATCCCAGGCCCTTGGTGGCCACATGAACCGCCACCGCCAAG agagagagacagagacacTCAATCGAGCTCGCCAGCTTGTTTTCACTAACGATAACCTGGCCGCCCAACCTCCTCCTCATTTAGG GTGCTGTCATTCAATGGCACCGGGAGGAAGCTACCATACGGGGGACAGCGGCGGCGTAGGGGGTGATTCAACGCTGCCACTCAGATTCCCAACCACTCTTCTGCCACCGCAGCCGGCATATCTATACAGCTCGCCGACAAGGCCATCTGGGTTCCCCTCATActatcctcctcctcctcctcctcctcctcctccaccaccacaaGCCTCCATCAACGAGTTCTTCGTGGGGCATGTCTTGGGGAACCCTTCCCATTGCACCCATCACACTGTGAACTACGGTTCCACCTCGGTAGAGTCGAGCAGCTACACTTGCATCGGTGCTCCGGTGGGGCATGCCATGGCGTTCAGAGGTAGTAGAGACGGATCACAgaagaagcagcagcagcagcagcagcagagtTTGGACGTTCCTTCCTCGATCAATCGGTTTCAAGATGGGTTCTAA